The Oncorhynchus nerka isolate Pitt River linkage group LG11, Oner_Uvic_2.0, whole genome shotgun sequence genome includes the window ccaggttaAAGCCAAATGTATAGCCTGTTAACCAAGCCATGCCAAATCAGTGCCGAAAAATCTGCGCACCGGAACAAAGCTCCACGTTAACCGTCGCATCCCAGCAACACCCGTTTTGTTACGTGCGTCTGTCCACGAGCTTGAGATAAAACGGCTGACGGGGCTAAATCCTGAAACATCCCGAAACAACCACGAATTCCTGCTTCAAATAACGTGAAAACATCCTTTATATAATACTTTGTACAGCTTGACCATTACCTCATTATAAATCATTGGTAAACAACACCATTGATTCAACCTGACACCCATAGCATGAATGACCCAGTTGCTTTACCTAACTGTTGTCTGACAGAGTAAATGGTTCATCCCGTTCTCTTTGTGGATGTTATCCATGCCTCAGGACATCCCCTCGAATATTCTACCAGACAGAGCAGCCATGTAGTTTCTCCCTTCTGAGTCAGTATATCTGGGTCACTTTATGGCTGCATTTACAGGCAGGCCAAACtcggattggtcaaaagaccaactgAGAAAAAGATCAGAATGGGGCTTCCCGTTTTAAAGGAGCCGTCGTCTTTCCTGTGACGAGTCCACAAACATCACCATTTTCAGAGCCTCTGCGTGGAAGTGCAGTACTAATATTGAGGCACATTTGTATTTTTCTAACAGAAAAGAGAACGTGAAAATTAGTTCTGTACGTGCAAAAGTTCCATGTGTTGACGGTACAAACAGATTTGTcataatctgtctggccccggcTTCAGGCACATCAGCTTGGCAGTGTCAACAGCTGTTTGTTCATTACCCTGGCTTCCAAAGGATGGCAACTGTTTAAAGAGATCCCCTCCAGATCAAAGACTGCCTTAAATAGCAGTGGGTACCTACATTTATTTTACGATTGCCCATTGGGCTGTGGCAGTCATTAAAACAGATTCCATCTCATGTCTTATCTACACTCCCTTTACAGATTTTAGTGTTCACCAATTAGTGTCAAGAAAAAGGAtgcgaaccctttggaattacctggagtTCTGCATAAAGTGGTCATATAATCCAATCTTCATCTAAATCACAACAATAAACAGTCTGCTTAATATCAGTCTGCTTAAACACACAATTACACTTTGTTTGAATACACCATAAAACAGTTGCAGTGCAGgatgggaaaagtatgtgaacccttggatttaataactgcaTGACCCTCCTTTGGCACCAATATCCTCAACCAAACatttgaggtcaggactctgactgggggTCATCTCTGCAGGACGGCCATTCCTAGGGAGTAGCAAGTGCTGAAATGTCTTACTGTGGACGGTGAACataaaggcttttagagatactttagtaaccctttccagctaaacgcaagtcaacaattcttaatcttgggTTTTCTGAGAACTCGtgttcaaggcatggttcacatcaggcaatgcttgttgtgaatagcaaactcacattgTGTGAGTTTTTAAATAggacagctctaaccaacatctccaatctcgtctcattgattggactctaGGTTAGCCGACTCCTGAcgccaattagcttttggagaagtcattacccttggggttcacatacttttccaacctacactgaacGTTTAAAGTATGTATtcaatagacaagaaaaatacaataattagtTTAAGCACTGTCTATTGTTGTAACTTAAGAGGCAGATCAGATCCCATTTGACCAATTTATGTaaaaatccaggtaattccaaagggttcatacTTTTTCTTTTTGATCAATACAAATAGAACCAGGATGTTTGTTTCAGGCATGGACATTATTTTAGATGTatgaaacaataaaaaaaaaaacagtaacaGCATTTCAGCAAAACATTTAATTCAATTCCACATTTCACTTCTGGCTGGACTCAGATTTGGATGTGGAGGCCCTAAGGGAGGAGAGACGGCGCCTTTTAGCGATCTGTTCCTGGCGCTTCTCCTTAGCCTCCTGCAAACAAGGATGAGATTTGTTAGTCCTCCTACATGTTACTCAATGACAAAATTGTTCGTCATTGGGGACTTTATATATACAGACATTTTTAATGAATTAACCATTTTATGAGTCAACTTGCAATCATACATCAACTCTCTTAGAATCGTTGGAATGAAATCAATGGTGTTCACAACATTCAGGGCAATTCATTACACATAATAGATAATGACTCATATTACAGCCAAATGCCTAAGTAGTGCCTAAGTCCCTTCGGTACCTTCATCCTCTTGGCCAGCAGCTTCGCGTACTCGGAAGCCTCTTCCTTGTTCTTCTGGGTGCGCTGTTTCTTAAGGGCAATGCGGCGGCGCTTGTGCTGCAGCACACGGGGTGTCACTAGCCTCTGGATCCTGGGAGCCTTGGTCCTGGGCTTCTTACCTGGAAAagatgggggagaagaggtgTTACCAGTGGCATTTACTACAAAGTGTGTGCATGCACATGGGAAAATAGTTAAGGTTTCAATGTTTATGAAATGTATGTAGATCTTAGTGATTGAGTTATAGCCGTTGTTCATTCTAGTTAGCATTCTGAATGTTCACATGAAAGAAATGTCCCATTCTTTCAAAATGTCCCACACAAAACTATAAGTTGCCTCAAATGAGATTTTAGCAAATCTACTTATTGGGAGAGCATTGCAGTTCAACCAGCCATGGTCAGAGGGTCAGGTTGCATCTGGTAAAGCAGCTCTACAGTTTCTGTAGCACAACATTGTCCCCCCTTTGAGGCTACAGACCAGCCAGAAAGGGTCTACTGGTGTGCCAGACAATAACTTTTGCACAAATTGGCAAGCAGAAATATTagaagttaaaaaaaataaaatcatgCTGTCAAGAGTTTACAAGTGCTGATGTGCTAAGCTTGTTACCAATCCATTCATTAACAGGACCATTTAGAAGCAGTGTTGGCCTCACCTTCTTTAGTCAGGGGTCTCCTCACAACATACTGCCTGACATCATCCTCCTTGGCCAGGTTGAAGAGCTTGCGGATCTTGCTGGCCCTCTTGGGTCCCAAGCGGCGGGGCACAGTGCTGTCGGTCAGGCCGGGGATGTCCTTCTCACctgggagatggagggaaaagGTGTCAGGCCACTAGatttaaaattttaaaaagtCTTTCCAGAAATCACCACCCAAATGGTTAACCACATCCAAGCGCTGGCAGCGGGAGCAGAACAGCACTGAGGATGTTCATCAAGTTGTTTTCAAAGGTATATAGTCTTGAAACATGCACGTCTTGTTTTCCTTAATGGGTTTTGTAAATTTGTATATTGTGTTTAATAGATTAGATTTATGCAGGACTCATCTTTAAAAATTTAGAATGCCCTAGTCTCAGTAGGACTTCCCTGTgaaaatgaaggttaaataatacatttgtaaaaatatgACCTTTCAAAATAACCCAATGTTAAAATGGGGAAAGGATTGGGAGAGCATTGCAGTTCAACCAGCCATGGTCAGAGGGTCAGGTTGCATCTGGTAAAGCAGCTCTACAGTTTCTGTAGCACAACACTGTCCCCCCTTTGAGGCTAGAGATCAGCCAGAAAGGGTCTACTAAGGTGTGCCAGAGCAAGTGGTTACCATCACTACAACTCCATACCTTTCTTGATGATAACCAAGTTCAGCACGCTGAGGTTGGCATCAACGATGCAGCCACGGACAGACTTGCGTTTGCGCTCTCCTGTCCTACGGGGGCGGTAACAGGAATGGCCCTTGGCAAGCAGCAAGCGCACACGGCCATGGGTCAGCACACCCTGCTTCATGGGGAAGCCCTGCTTGTCGTTGCCTCCGCTGATGCGCACCATGTAGCCctgggagagatgagagccaagattacgtaaaaaaaaaaaaaaaaaattgctctATACAAGGACCTGATGATCATACAAGTTAGACATTTGTTTAGTGAAATGTATTAGCGAAAGGGTTGAAAGAGCAATGCAGTTCAACCAGCCATGGTCAGAGGGTAAGGTTGTATCTTGTAAAGCAGCTCTGCAGTTTCTGCAGCACAACACTGTCCCCCCTACAGACCAGCCAGGAAGGGTCTACTAAGTTGTGTGAGATCATGTTGAGTTGAACACGAGCAGTATCCAAGGCATTAAATTGACTACTCCAAAATTACCCAGTGCTATAGTCAATGAGCTTGGAGTAAATAATGAAGACTACATTCACTTGAGTTTGAGGCTAACTAATTTAACTATTTGTAAAAATTGCCTGCAGGATCTGAAAACTGAGCATCTTTCTTAGTGACTGTAGCTTACCTTCCACTCATCTCCCAGGGGATCAGCAGCCACCTCTGTGGCCATACGCTTCTCGTAGAAGGTTCGCAACTTGCGCTCATCATCCACTTCAATCAGCTTCTGACAGCCAGTGGCAGGAAACGAGATATTCAGCTGaaagagacatatatagatcagtgtgttgtagatTGACCAGATGTAGCAAGCTCTCCTAGTTGAGAAGACCATAGCAATGTACATCAGGCAGATTGCTTGCCAGACGATCACCTTGCACCTATGCTACCCATCCATAACCAACTTTAAATGTCTTGAATAATTAACTACTACAGTAGCCTAACCAAAACGATGGTGAGACAGCTGAATTGAGTGCAACATGATGCAGATGTACACGGGATGCTAGCATGTTGGCTGTTAATGCAATCGGTTAATTATTGTTAGCTAGAAACAAGATTCGTTATACAGAACACGGGATGCAAGTGAATTTCAGTCACGGGAAAATAATTCGGCAGCTAGCTTCACACTATTTGGAACGATCCAGGGACACGCTGTTAAGTAGCTAACGTTAACTGTAGTTAACCAATGTCGGAAGCTAGCTGGCTGTAAGCGGCCTTGAGGATGACTACATTGCGATTAACAAACCTGCAACTGATTGGCGAAATATGGATGTGTGAACAAACCCACATCAGAGATCATATTCGTACCCCCACCCCAAAGAACAGAGGATACGTTGTTGCGGTTCTTTGAATGACGCCCGGCAAGACATGCACATTTCTCTCAGGAGGCAGACATGTTTTCAGGTTCACTTAGTAACGTTGCCagccatagctagctagctagctagcaacaaaATCAACATGCATCCTAAAATACAATGCAATATCTGACTAAACAAGATACCGTGTTATAATATTGTAATAAACTACTCCAATTCGGCCTGGACATTAACAAGGATATACATGTTATTTGAAAGATGAGTTGAATTGAATTATCTTACCTTCATTTTGTAAAACTGGCTCGACAACAGTCTGCCACCGAAAAGAGAGCGGATGTCCGCCTTGCTGTTTCACATAGGCATCATATGTTATCGCGATAACACGTGGTGTTAGTTACAATGTTGCGTTTTTCTCATATTAATCTTTCACCAGCATTTAAAACTGCATGCACAAATGTAATGGGAACATTCCGTTTAATACTCCTAAATTAAACATGTAATTATAAAAAAAATTGTAACTGAACCTGGTCTCTAATATCCCCATATTCCCCTCCAATGACAGTATAAACAAGGCATTCGTCTTTCTTTATTGTCAACTATAGGCCTTTCAATATGCTGTAATTCACTACATATATGATTTCATAATTTTTGTCTTTATGGAAAATTATACTTGTGCATCATCATGCATCTGTTACAATTAGTTGCTGTATTCAAGGGTAGGCCTACTTGAGATTTCACCACACTTCAGTGCCAGAAACATGGGAGGGAAAGGTAGATTTATGGAGTAATGGGGTGGAAGAGCCAAGATTGAGTGAAATGCTAAGGAAATCTTCAGGGGATGTAGTATTTAACTATGCAATTCATTTCCTTAGGAAGACGAGAATAATGGGTAGAatttggatgtcataaggtgaacgcaccaatttgtaagtcgctctggataagagcgtctgctaaatgacttaaatgtaatgtaaatgtaactctgtgttgttgtatgtgtcgaactgctttgtttttatcttggccaggttggccaggttgcaattgtaaatgagaacttgttctcaacttgcctacctggttaaataaaggtgaaaaaaaagaagAGAGTAATTGGGTGAGGAGGATCGCGGAGGATCGCGGAAAATAAAATAAGGAAGGAAGTGGAACATATTATGAATAAAGGTGGAGTGGGGGATTGCACAGGCCTTCTGAAAGATCTGGTGAACGAGAAGACGATGAAAAAAAAGGAGAGACATTGAATATTTATTGAGTGAATATGGAATGGAGGATCGCACAGAACTTTTTGAAGAGCTTGAGGAGGAAATGGGACAGGACGAGAGTGAGGATGAATTAAATATAGTGGCAGGTGCTTTGATGACTGCTGAGAAGAAGTTGAGTGTAGAGGAAAGTAGTGAGGTGAGGAAGGTGGGTGTCAAATGCAAAAACAGGGATACAACCTCCAATAGTTCAGAGATGAAATTTGTTGAGAATGAGGGTGAAATACCTGCGGCGAGGATCACCAATTTCGGGGCTCGTCCTAAAGATGATTTTGGTCCAGTGGGAGTGAGAATTGTAGAGAGAATGGAGTTTTGCTGTGTGGTTGATCCATATGTGGTATCAGgttgggtggaggagaggttggggACTGTTGAGATGGAGAAGGTAACTTGGAGTGGACTCGTGATTATTTATTGTATTTCCTCCGCCCAGAGGCCGCTCTGGTTTACGAGATTAGGGGCAATCATTTTGACGTGCTTTGCTCTCTATGACAGGGCGCCGTTGAAAGGAATGATAACGGTGGTGGCTTGAAGTGTTGAGGAGGAGCAGTTGAAATGGAAGATTCCCAGTGTCTGTGACGCCTGCCGCTTGATGAAACATAGGTCCGTTGGGGAAAAGGAGAAGACATTATCTGTCATGCTGAGTTTTGATGCAGTTGTTACCAGATAAGGTAAAAGTAGGAAGTGTCAGTTATCCATTGAGAGTTTATGTTCTGAAAATATTACAGTGTTTTTGATGTCAAGGTTATCAGCATATTGCAACAGATGcctagatgtgagaagtgtgcaggagggcatgagacaaaggaatgtgtagtatcgGTGTAGAAAGTTCTGTGTGTTAGTTGTGGGGGTGATCATGGGACTGGAGATACAGGTATCCGGTGAGAGAAAGGCAGATTGAGAGTAGTACAGAAAGTATTGAATACTGAAGCAGtgaagagagtgatagagaaggATGGGTATAgggtgagggatcctgagaggattcCTGTGGGTAGGCAGAGGTCGAGAGAGTGATGGGAAGAATGTGCGCTTCAGTAAGGTGGGCTTTTTAGCATTTATAGCCATAGTTGTACTGCAGAAATGAATCGAAAGTCACAGAAAATATAGTTTGTAGTGGTAGCGGCAGAGAGGTACTTGGGATTGCGAGGATTTACTGCAGAGCAGCTAGAGTCGGTGTTGAGTGGTAGTGATATGTCCTCTCAGACCGTTGGTCTGGAGTAGGAATAGAtagggttaaatagtggaatgaGTGGTGTTTTTGTTAGAGATAGGTGGTAGGGTAATTTTCCTTTTTCCCAATTTTGCATTATTATTTCcaataatgtaatgtatgtagACCGTGAATGGCATTACACACCAGTGCAGTAGGTGGCGGTGTATGCAACTAGAAGTTCGATGCGATCCGACAACCAAATCCCAAGAAGAAGATGACGAAGAACAAGAACAGTAATTACAGCGCTTTTGCACTTTGTTGAGAGCGGAGTTGCACGACAAGCTTGCATTGGGATATACTGGTGATTTAAAATGCGTTTGAATTTGGATGCATTTTGTATACAGCTACGTGTTTCAAATTATGGTAATTGATCGTCCTGCGGTCCACAGCTGATTTGATAGTCGACTGCTTTATCTCAATAGTGACTGCGGAGTCCTATCCATTACTAGAACAAGTCGAGACATGACTAATCCTATGTTTTGGGACCAACTGCAAGCTGGAAGCTCCGAGGTGGACTGGTGTGAAGGCAATTACCTTATTTACCCTAGCATTGCAGAGTTTTATAACACGGTTAGTCATTTATCTTTATGCCAATAATGTAATCTGTTTTGTGACATCCATTGCTTAGTGTCTTTGTGTCAATATTTGCTAATCCTTACTTTTCTGCATGGCACTGCTTCCCGTTATTTATTGTATTGTAATTTCTTTTGAATATTACTACCCCAGATTGGTAGTCGACACATCCTCACTTTTCAACAGTTGGATTTTTAGGACATAGAAAGGGGTAAAGAACACACAGGCGCAATGGCACCTCCTGTTTCAACAGCTGTCAGCTACCATCAATGCTGAGTTGTTTGTTTTTGCCTATCAAGAAGACATCTTGGTATTTAGATGAAACATTTTCACATTGTTCAGTAGGCCTACCTCTTGTATTCGTATACGTGTTCCTAAAGATTCAGAAGTTCTGTTGCAATACAGAGTGAAATTAAcagatgtgtgtattgtatttATATCAAGCATATCACATGCTTGGTAATTTTTAGGCTACAATTCTGCTCACATTTTCATTCCCttcattttttcccccctcatttcAGATCAGCAACATCTTGTTTTTTGTTTTACCGCCTATATTAATGTGCTTGTTCCGCCAGTATGCAACACATTTCAACAGTGGAATATATCTCATTTGGATTCTACTGGTTGTGATTGGTAAGTTGTTTTGACAAAGCATGATGATTCCTTCATATactttgacgtgtgtgtgtgtggtctgaacGTCATCTTATTTTAAGGGCACTCATACTTATAGGTTTACGTCTGaagaaaaggggtctgaatatataAAACACATCCCACACGTTTTCCTTTAATGGAAGACTTAAGGATGGCCATGTCACTAAAATGGCCATGCCTAGGTGTATGATGACACCAACCAAACATTGCTATCACAgttagtgcatttggaaagtattcagaccccttgactttttccacattttgttacgttacacccttattctaaaattgattaaatagtttttttctcaTCACTTTACAcactatcccataatgacaaaacaaaaacaggttttcagaacatttagcaaatgtttaaaaaaaatcaacttcacatttacgtaagtacaGCCtcaggtcttcttgggtatggcacTACAGCTTGGCTCAcctctgtatttggggagtttaatcacattcttctctgcagatcctcaagctctgtcaggttggttgggAAGCGTCACTGCACTGCTattttagatcgggttcaagtccgggctctggctgggccactcaaggacattcagagacttgtcctgacgccaatcctgcattgtcttggctgtgtgcttagggccgttgtcctCTTAgatggtgaaccttcaccccattctgaggtcctgagcgctctggagcaggttttcatcaagaatctctctgtactttgctctgttcatctttcccttgatcctgactagtctcccagtctctgccactgaaaaacatctccacagcatgctgctgccaccaccatgcttcaccatagggatggtgccaggttttctccaggaTGTggggcttggcattcaggctaaagagttcaatcttggtttcatcagaccagaaaatcttgtttctcatggtctgagtcctttaggtgcctttcggcaaactccaagtgtGCTGTCGTGCcttactgaggtgtggcttcggtctggccactctacaataaaggcctgattggtggagtgctgcagagatggttgttcttctggaaggttttcccatctctacagatgaactctggagcgatgtcaagagtgaccattgggtttttgaaaacctccctgaccaatgcccttctccccctattgctcagtttggccaggcggcctgctctgggaagagtcttggtggttccaaacttcttcttttcttaaaaaaaaaagactTTATTCTCCCTAATTTTCATGttctccaattggtagttacagtcttatctcatcgctgcaactcccgtacggactcgggagaggtgaaggttgacagctgtgcgtcctccgaaacacaacccagccaagccgcaatgcttcttgacacaacggcCGCTTAACCCggtagccagccgcaccaatgtgtcggaggaaataccgtacacctggcgaccatgtcagcgtgcattgcgcccggcccgccacaggagtcgctagagcgagatgggacaagaacatccctgccggccaaaccctcccctaacccggatgactgGCAATTATAGGGCAATTGTGCCGCCCCATAGGTcctccggtcgcggccggctatgacagagcctggactcgaaccaggatctctagtggcacagctagcactgccttgaaccactgcaccactcgggaagcaacttcttccatttaagaatgatggaggccactgttttcttggagaccttcaatgctgataatttatttggtacccttctccagatctgtgcctcgacacaatcctgtctccgagctctacggacaattccttcaacctcgtggcttggtttttgctctgacatgcactgtcatctgtgggatattatgtagacaggtgtgggcctttccaaatcttgtccaatcaattgaatttaccacaggttgactcaATCAAGTTgtaaggatgatcaatagaaacaggatgcagttgagctcaattttgagtcttgtcgcaaagggtctgaatacttatgtaataaggtatttctgttttttattttcaaaAGTTTCTGAaccggtttttgctttgtcgttaacttcttggtgacagggggcggtatttttcacgtccggatgaaatgcatgcccaaattcaactgcctgctactcatccccagaagttaagatatgcatattattagtagatgtggatagaaaacactgaggtttctaaaactgtttgaatgatgtctgtgagtataacataactcatatgtcAGGCAAAAACCTGGgtagaaaatccaaccaggaagtgggaaatctgaggtttgtaggttttcaactcTTATACAAGATACAGTGGAAATGGGGTCATGTTGCacatccactagatgtcaacggtCGTTAGAacattgtttgatgcttctactgtgaagtggagccgaatgagaggggaatgagtcaggtgtctggcagagagccacggCTCGTGACGCGCGTTCATGTGAAAGTTACCTCGctttccattgcttttctacagacaaaggaattctccggttggaacattattgaagatgtttgttaaaacatcctaaagattgattctatacatcgtttgacatgtttctacggactgtaatggaactttttggacttttcgtccTGACTTTCCGCTGTTTAGATTTGTGTACTGAACGTGCGAACAACAAGGaggaatttggacataaattatagacattatcgaacaaaacaaacatctattgtggaactgggaactgggattcatgggagtgcattctgatgaagttcatcaatggtaagtgaatatttataatgctatttctgactgctgttgactccaacatggcagatatCTCTTTGGGTTGATTTGtcgtctgagcgccgtactcagattattgcatggtgtgctttttccttAAAAGTTAAAGTTAAAAACTATaataaagttaaaaaaaaaaaaaatctgacacagaggttgcattaaggagaagtggatctaaaattccatgtataacacttgtattttcatcaacatttatgatgactatttctgtaaattgatgtggctatgcaaaatcactggatgtttttggaacaagTGAACGTAACGCTCCAATGTAcactcagatttttggatataaatatgaactttaccgaacaaaacatacatgtgttgtgtaacatgaagtcctatgaatgtcatctgatgatcatcaaaggttagtgattaattttctctatttctgctttttgtgactcctctctttggctggaaaaatggctgtgtttttctgtgacttggctatgaccaaacataatcgtttggtttgctttcgtcgtaaagcctttatGAAATTGCACActtgtggctggatttacaacaagtgcatctttaaaatggtgtaaattacatatatgtttgaggaattgtaattatgggatttctgttttgaatttggcgccctgcagtttCATTGGCTGTTAACGAGGTgagacgctaccgtcccacataccctagaggttaaagaaaaaaataagcaaacacgtttggtgttcgtcaaaaggcatgtgggagactctccaaacatatggaagaatgtCGACACTGTATTTCTGCTGAGTTTGATATTTTAATGTACAAAAAAAATTGTTTTTCAAAAACcgtggacatttctaagtgaccccaaacttttaagtgtgtgtgtgtgcgcgcgtctacactaccggtcaaaagttttagaacaccttctcattcaaaggtttttctttgtttttaccattttctacattgt containing:
- the LOC115137212 gene encoding small ribosomal subunit protein eS6: MKLNISFPATGCQKLIEVDDERKLRTFYEKRMATEVAADPLGDEWKGYMVRISGGNDKQGFPMKQGVLTHGRVRLLLAKGHSCYRPRRTGERKRKSVRGCIVDANLSVLNLVIIKKGEKDIPGLTDSTVPRRLGPKRASKIRKLFNLAKEDDVRQYVVRRPLTKEGKKPRTKAPRIQRLVTPRVLQHKRRRIALKKQRTQKNKEEASEYAKLLAKRMKEAKEKRQEQIAKRRRLSSLRASTSKSESSQK